The Rhodococcus sp. X156 genome window below encodes:
- a CDS encoding type 1 glutamine amidotransferase domain-containing protein, with protein sequence MSSVLIVVTGANHWTLSDGTQHPTGFWAEELLSPVSVFRKAGVDLTFATPNGVRPTVDEGSLAPDAVGGQEASDKLRAELDALADVLAKPVPLEEVSAGDYDAVFIPGGHGPMEDLAVDPQLGRLLIELLDAGKVVSSVCHGPAAFLPAVRTDGSWAFTGRDLTAFTDQEETQAGLADKAPWLLEDRLRKAGAKFELGAAWEPYTVVDGTVVTGQNPASSTRVAELVVEQLNAS encoded by the coding sequence ATGTCTTCCGTGCTCATCGTCGTCACCGGCGCCAACCACTGGACCCTGTCCGACGGCACCCAGCACCCCACCGGCTTCTGGGCCGAGGAGCTGCTCAGCCCGGTCTCGGTGTTCCGCAAGGCCGGTGTCGACCTGACCTTCGCCACCCCCAACGGGGTCCGGCCCACCGTGGACGAGGGCAGCCTCGCCCCCGACGCCGTGGGCGGGCAGGAGGCGTCGGACAAGCTCCGCGCCGAGCTGGACGCCCTCGCGGACGTGCTGGCCAAGCCGGTGCCGCTGGAGGAGGTCTCTGCTGGTGACTACGACGCAGTGTTCATCCCCGGTGGGCACGGCCCGATGGAGGACCTTGCCGTCGACCCGCAGCTGGGCCGGCTGCTCATCGAGCTGCTCGACGCGGGCAAGGTGGTCTCCTCGGTGTGCCACGGACCGGCGGCCTTCCTCCCGGCTGTGCGCACCGACGGCAGCTGGGCCTTCACCGGTCGTGACCTGACCGCCTTCACCGACCAGGAGGAGACGCAGGCGGGGCTGGCTGACAAGGCGCCGTGGCTGCTGGAGGACCGGCTGCGCAAGGCGGGGGCGAAGTTCGAGCTGGGTGCGGCCTGGGAGCCGTACACCGTGGTTGACGGCACCGTGGTCACCGGCCAGAACCCGGCGTCGAGCACGCGGGTGGCCGAGCTGGTCGTGGAGCAGCTCAACGCTTCCTGA
- a CDS encoding organic hydroperoxide resistance protein, with amino-acid sequence MKTLYTAEALATGAGRNGHARSSDGRVDFDLAAPKEMGGSGEGTNPEQLFAAGYAACFHSALQMVAREAKVDIGDSSVGAQVSIGPREEGGFGLAVTLEVTLPNTEHAQATELAEKAHQVCPYSNATRGNIEVTLVVSDD; translated from the coding sequence ATGAAGACCCTGTACACCGCCGAGGCCCTCGCTACCGGAGCCGGCCGCAACGGCCACGCCCGCTCCTCCGACGGTCGCGTCGACTTCGACCTTGCCGCGCCCAAGGAGATGGGCGGGTCCGGGGAGGGCACCAACCCCGAGCAGCTCTTCGCCGCCGGCTACGCCGCCTGCTTCCACTCCGCGCTGCAGATGGTGGCCCGCGAGGCCAAGGTCGACATCGGCGACTCCAGCGTGGGCGCGCAGGTCAGCATCGGTCCGCGGGAGGAGGGCGGCTTCGGCCTGGCCGTCACCCTCGAGGTGACCCTGCCCAACACCGAGCACGCGCAGGCGACCGAGCTGGCGGAGAAGGCTCACCAGGTGTGCCCGTACTCCAACGCCACCCGCGGCAACATCGAGGTCACCCTCGTGGTCAGCGACGACTGA
- a CDS encoding NERD domain-containing protein, which translates to MPTLLPESPRLANGAEQVVWDALREQCGSKDLLVAGQRVTNHAKDFEIDVVAVLDGAGIVTIEVKGGDVWHDGQSWRQRHGPIDPVGQVRGAKYALRSYLESDPRWGRRGRVRWAHLVVLPHAAVEMDFALPDCPRWSVVDRTQLGSIAELARDALRQQASANRCANPEDVEVVQEVLGGRMLPQRDVVARAMEHEDAADRLTEAQSSILSATRALHRIEVRGGAGSGKTYLACEQARRLTREGQRVALLCYSHGLASYLRRLCAEWPRNQRPAYVGELHELGMRWGADEGPPENSDEAPRFFEQRLPQQMTELAEALPPGQRFDAVVVDEAQDFADSWWYPVLAALKDPERSGLYVFSDEGQRVFERYGSPPVPLVPLILDANLRNTRPIAESFTPLAGQRMRLQGGEGPAVRFVPCSSDDAVDCADDAVEALLEAGWRPEDVALLTTGSRHPEQKERQQQGHEAYWDSFWDSEQVFYGHVLGFKGLERRAVALAVNSLAEHSRIRERLYVGLSRARDQLVVCADPQLIRRVGGAELARRLGVDD; encoded by the coding sequence GTGCCAACACTGCTACCGGAGAGTCCGCGCCTGGCCAACGGCGCCGAGCAGGTCGTGTGGGACGCGCTGCGCGAGCAGTGCGGCAGCAAGGACCTGCTCGTCGCCGGCCAGCGGGTCACCAACCATGCCAAGGACTTCGAGATCGACGTGGTCGCTGTGCTGGACGGGGCCGGCATCGTCACCATCGAGGTCAAGGGTGGCGACGTCTGGCACGACGGGCAGTCCTGGCGGCAGCGGCACGGACCGATCGACCCCGTAGGACAGGTCCGCGGCGCCAAGTACGCGCTCCGCAGCTACCTCGAGTCCGACCCCCGCTGGGGCCGCCGCGGTCGGGTGCGGTGGGCGCACCTGGTGGTGCTCCCGCACGCGGCCGTCGAGATGGACTTCGCCCTGCCCGACTGTCCCCGGTGGTCGGTGGTGGACCGCACCCAGCTCGGCAGCATCGCCGAGCTGGCACGCGACGCGCTGCGCCAGCAGGCCAGCGCCAACCGGTGCGCCAACCCCGAGGACGTCGAGGTGGTGCAGGAGGTGCTGGGTGGGCGCATGCTGCCGCAGCGCGACGTCGTCGCTCGCGCCATGGAGCACGAGGACGCCGCGGACCGGCTCACCGAGGCCCAGTCGTCAATCCTGTCCGCGACGAGGGCGCTGCACCGCATCGAGGTGCGCGGCGGCGCCGGCAGCGGCAAGACCTACCTGGCCTGCGAGCAGGCCCGCCGGCTCACGCGGGAAGGACAACGCGTGGCGCTGCTGTGCTACTCGCACGGGCTGGCCTCGTACCTGCGGCGGTTGTGCGCTGAGTGGCCGCGCAACCAGCGGCCGGCCTACGTGGGTGAGCTGCACGAGCTGGGGATGCGGTGGGGTGCCGACGAGGGGCCACCGGAGAACTCCGACGAGGCGCCCCGCTTCTTCGAGCAGCGGCTGCCCCAGCAGATGACGGAGCTGGCCGAGGCGCTCCCTCCCGGTCAGCGCTTCGACGCGGTGGTGGTCGACGAGGCGCAGGACTTCGCCGACTCGTGGTGGTACCCCGTGCTGGCCGCGCTCAAGGACCCCGAGCGCAGCGGACTGTACGTGTTCAGCGACGAGGGCCAGCGGGTGTTCGAGCGATACGGCAGCCCGCCGGTGCCCCTGGTCCCGCTGATCCTGGACGCCAACCTGCGCAACACCCGGCCCATCGCGGAGTCGTTCACCCCGCTCGCCGGGCAGCGCATGCGCCTGCAGGGTGGCGAGGGCCCAGCCGTCCGCTTCGTGCCCTGCAGCAGCGACGACGCCGTGGACTGCGCCGACGACGCCGTGGAGGCGCTGCTCGAGGCAGGCTGGCGTCCGGAGGACGTGGCCCTGCTGACCACCGGCAGCCGGCACCCCGAGCAGAAGGAGCGGCAGCAGCAGGGCCACGAGGCCTACTGGGACAGCTTCTGGGACAGCGAGCAGGTGTTCTACGGCCACGTGCTGGGCTTCAAGGGGCTGGAGCGGCGAGCCGTGGCCCTGGCGGTGAACTCCCTGGCCGAGCACTCCCGCATCCGCGAGCGGCTCTACGTCGGGCTCAGCCGGGCGCGCGACCAGCTCGTCGTCTGCGCCGACCCGCAGCTGATCCGCAGGGTCGGTGGAGCTGAGCTGGCCCGCCGCCTCGGCGTCGACGACTGA
- a CDS encoding cyclopropane-fatty-acyl-phospholipid synthase family protein, which translates to MRASGQRRPVVEELRPILRGLLGEDFPLRLRAWDGSEAGPPDSPATLVIRTPRAMRRFLWSPDELGLGRAYVSGDLDIEGDLYAALSLPDLLAAEERPDLSLSWPDRLGAVRTALRLRAVGLPPAPPPEESRLRGRRHALRRDADAIAHHYDVGNEFYRLVLGETMTYSCGYWPTPESTLDQAQEAKYALIATKLGLRPGMRLLDIGCGWGGMVLHAAREHGVHAVGVTISTAQAELARKRVAEAGLSDLVEIRLQDYREVSDGPYDAISSIGMAEHVGQEQLQVYANQVHGLLAPGGRLLNHAISRRPGPVMDPRRSFLVRYVFPDGELHPLATTVDTLEQAGLEVRDVESLREHYARTCRAWVQRLDDRWDEAVELGGPGRARVWRLYLAASALAFEQLRTGLNQVLAVRPDAQLRSGLPPTRGEWLG; encoded by the coding sequence GTGAGGGCTTCCGGCCAGCGCCGGCCGGTGGTGGAGGAGCTCCGTCCGATCCTGCGCGGTCTGCTGGGCGAGGACTTCCCGCTGCGGCTGCGTGCCTGGGACGGCTCCGAGGCCGGACCACCCGACTCCCCGGCAACTCTGGTGATTCGCACGCCGCGGGCAATGCGGCGCTTCCTGTGGAGCCCGGACGAGCTGGGCCTGGGCCGCGCCTACGTCAGTGGTGACCTGGACATCGAGGGTGACCTGTACGCCGCGTTGTCGCTGCCGGACCTGCTCGCCGCCGAGGAGCGCCCCGACCTGTCGCTGAGCTGGCCGGACCGGCTCGGGGCGGTGCGCACCGCGCTGCGGCTGCGGGCGGTGGGGCTGCCGCCGGCGCCGCCGCCGGAGGAGTCCCGGCTGCGGGGCCGCCGGCATGCGCTGCGCCGGGACGCTGACGCCATCGCGCACCACTATGACGTCGGCAACGAGTTCTACCGCCTGGTGCTGGGCGAGACGATGACCTACTCCTGCGGCTACTGGCCGACCCCGGAGTCCACCCTGGACCAGGCGCAGGAGGCCAAGTACGCACTCATCGCCACCAAGCTGGGCCTGCGCCCGGGCATGCGGCTGCTGGACATCGGCTGCGGCTGGGGCGGGATGGTGCTGCACGCCGCCCGCGAGCACGGCGTGCACGCGGTGGGGGTCACCATCTCCACCGCCCAGGCCGAGCTGGCCCGCAAGCGGGTGGCCGAGGCCGGGCTCAGCGACCTGGTGGAGATCCGGCTGCAGGACTACCGCGAGGTGTCCGACGGGCCCTACGACGCCATCTCCAGCATCGGCATGGCCGAGCACGTCGGGCAGGAGCAGCTGCAGGTCTACGCCAACCAGGTGCACGGGCTGCTGGCCCCGGGTGGGCGGCTGCTCAACCACGCCATCTCCCGGCGGCCCGGCCCGGTGATGGACCCGCGGCGCAGCTTCCTGGTGCGCTACGTGTTCCCGGACGGCGAGCTGCACCCGCTGGCCACCACTGTGGACACCTTGGAGCAGGCGGGGCTGGAGGTGCGCGACGTGGAGTCGCTGCGCGAGCACTACGCACGCACCTGCCGGGCCTGGGTGCAGCGGCTGGACGATCGGTGGGACGAGGCGGTGGAGCTGGGCGGTCCGGGCCGGGCGCGGGTGTGGCGGCTGTACCTGGCGGCGTCGGCGCTGGCGTTCGAGCAGCTGCGCACCGGCCTCAACCAGGTGCTGGCGGTGCGTCCGGACGCCCAGCTGCGCAGCGGCCTGCCGCCCACCCGCGGGGAGTGGCTGGGCTAG
- a CDS encoding alpha/beta hydrolase, with the protein MSLTIGDVRRWSFGGVDSAATAALGHRGTLVGLQDELDASARPAQWQGGGATAAETRHGEISEALRRTAAQAAAVARALDQAGATVTTLQQMLGEADTLASQHGFSLGDDGVVRDVSSPEMCLTEAAEADRVRIRDELVTRLERVLATATDMDADLAKVLLAAAHDEIDDGDGTSLYGAGATGSDSGRLRALPPPEDGSPAENASWWDSLTPAQQQDYLSNHPDVVGNMDGVPAEVRDEANRARLADERAALEAEAERLQQNLDDNVFGGAFTFDDGRLDVVNNKLKDLDAIEATLEGDDKQLLLLDSSGDMVKTAIATGNVDTADHVSVFTSGLDSNTRDSLEGYDKDQSALRQETLSQLRLDGRSDETVATVTWMGYEAPSMGGFLDDFDNDDMVTNDGAAQKGADNLSSFLNGIDASRPTDPNLTALGHSYGSLTTGLALQQGTGVDNAVLYGSPGLGTSHVEDLKVPEGHVFVAEAKNDPVADFAAFGYDPNQMDGVNTLSTDSGYTPDGEERSGSEGHSEYVKDGTMAQYNMAAVIAGNRADIVDGEHFGAGDVVNWNPFL; encoded by the coding sequence GTGAGCCTCACCATCGGGGACGTGCGCCGCTGGTCGTTCGGCGGGGTCGACTCGGCGGCGACGGCCGCGCTGGGGCACCGCGGCACGCTCGTGGGACTGCAGGACGAGCTCGACGCGTCCGCTCGACCGGCGCAGTGGCAGGGGGGTGGCGCCACCGCCGCCGAGACCCGCCACGGCGAGATCTCCGAGGCGCTGCGCCGCACGGCCGCCCAGGCCGCGGCCGTGGCCAGGGCGCTGGACCAGGCCGGGGCCACCGTCACCACGCTGCAGCAGATGCTCGGCGAGGCGGACACCCTCGCCTCGCAGCACGGCTTCAGCCTCGGCGACGACGGCGTGGTCCGGGACGTCTCGTCACCCGAGATGTGCCTGACCGAGGCGGCGGAGGCCGACCGGGTGCGGATCCGCGACGAGCTGGTGACACGGCTCGAGCGGGTGCTGGCCACCGCCACGGACATGGACGCCGACCTGGCCAAGGTGCTGCTGGCCGCGGCGCACGACGAGATCGACGACGGTGACGGGACGAGCCTGTACGGCGCGGGCGCCACCGGCAGCGACTCCGGCCGCCTCAGAGCGCTGCCCCCGCCGGAGGACGGCTCGCCCGCGGAGAACGCCTCCTGGTGGGACAGCCTCACCCCTGCGCAGCAGCAGGACTACCTGAGCAACCACCCAGACGTGGTCGGCAACATGGACGGCGTCCCGGCCGAGGTCCGCGACGAGGCCAACCGGGCGCGCCTGGCCGACGAGCGGGCGGCGCTGGAGGCGGAGGCCGAGCGGCTGCAGCAGAACCTGGACGACAACGTCTTCGGCGGAGCCTTCACCTTCGACGACGGGCGGCTCGACGTCGTCAACAACAAGCTCAAGGACCTGGATGCCATCGAGGCGACCCTGGAGGGCGACGACAAGCAGCTGCTGCTGCTGGACAGCTCTGGCGACATGGTCAAGACGGCGATCGCCACCGGCAACGTCGACACCGCCGACCACGTGTCGGTGTTCACCTCGGGGCTCGACTCCAACACTCGCGACAGCCTGGAGGGCTACGACAAGGACCAGTCGGCGCTGCGGCAGGAGACGCTCAGCCAGCTCCGCCTGGACGGACGCTCGGACGAGACCGTCGCCACCGTCACCTGGATGGGTTACGAGGCGCCCTCGATGGGCGGGTTCCTCGACGACTTCGACAACGACGACATGGTCACCAACGACGGGGCTGCGCAGAAGGGCGCGGACAACCTGAGCAGCTTCCTCAACGGCATCGACGCCTCGCGCCCGACCGACCCCAACCTCACGGCGCTCGGCCACTCCTACGGCTCGCTGACCACCGGGCTGGCCCTGCAGCAGGGCACCGGGGTGGACAACGCGGTGCTCTACGGCTCCCCTGGCCTGGGCACGTCGCACGTCGAGGACCTGAAGGTGCCGGAGGGACACGTCTTCGTCGCGGAGGCCAAGAACGACCCCGTGGCCGACTTCGCCGCGTTCGGCTACGACCCCAACCAGATGGACGGGGTGAACACGCTGTCCACCGACTCGGGATACACCCCGGACGGGGAGGAGCGCTCGGGCTCGGAGGGGCACAGCGAGTACGTGAAGGACGGCACCATGGCGCAGTACAACATGGCCGCGGTGATCGCCGGCAACCGCGCGGACATCGTGGACGGCGAGCACTTCGGTGCTGGTGACGTCGTCAACTGGAACCCCTTCCTGTGA
- a CDS encoding NAD(P)/FAD-dependent oxidoreductase: MTAEPARTAHWDLVVVGAGPAGSATALGALSVDPNLRVLLLDRDVFPRDKTCGDGVTPHVLDALAEVGVHGMLDDWTPVPQLRLDLGADSVCRPLARQTWVVPRAVLDARLVAAATAAGAELAQHRVRAVRPHPDRVVVDEKLSATVLVGADGAQSLVRRASGLTPVRRRALALRGYAPTPTARAAQQVIAYGHGPQPAYAWSFDRGDGYANVGYGELLHPAGAPPSRALLLRRLAELLPGATDGVAEVKGHLLPLSSWRWPHPQGRVLLVGDAAGLVNPMTGEGIYHAVTSGIVAGRTAATAIRQGLGHLAGGRYRTALRARLGSHQRHTAAVARLSSSGLLVRAGIRAAAADQVVFDDLVEVGLAFGRVSPRTVARVLAGPRRSR, from the coding sequence ATGACGGCCGAACCAGCACGGACCGCGCACTGGGACCTGGTGGTCGTGGGCGCCGGGCCCGCCGGCTCTGCCACCGCCCTCGGCGCGCTGTCGGTCGACCCGAACCTGCGGGTGCTGCTGCTGGACCGCGACGTCTTTCCCCGCGACAAGACCTGCGGTGACGGCGTGACCCCGCACGTCCTGGACGCCCTGGCCGAGGTGGGGGTGCACGGCATGCTCGACGACTGGACGCCCGTGCCCCAGCTGCGGCTGGACCTGGGCGCCGACAGCGTCTGCCGGCCACTGGCGCGCCAGACCTGGGTGGTGCCGCGTGCCGTCCTGGACGCCCGCCTGGTGGCGGCAGCCACCGCGGCCGGTGCCGAGCTGGCCCAGCACCGGGTGCGCGCGGTGCGCCCGCACCCCGACCGGGTCGTGGTGGACGAGAAGCTCTCCGCCACGGTGCTCGTCGGGGCGGACGGCGCCCAGTCCCTGGTGCGCCGCGCCAGTGGGCTGACGCCGGTGCGCCGGCGGGCCCTGGCGCTTCGTGGCTACGCCCCCACCCCGACGGCCCGTGCCGCCCAGCAGGTGATCGCCTACGGCCACGGGCCCCAGCCCGCCTACGCGTGGTCGTTCGACCGGGGCGACGGCTACGCCAACGTGGGCTACGGGGAGCTGCTGCACCCGGCGGGGGCACCGCCCTCCCGTGCGCTGCTGCTGCGGCGGCTGGCCGAGCTGCTGCCCGGCGCCACCGACGGCGTGGCCGAGGTCAAGGGCCACCTGCTGCCGCTGTCGTCGTGGCGGTGGCCGCACCCGCAGGGCCGGGTGCTGCTGGTCGGCGACGCGGCCGGGCTGGTCAACCCGATGACCGGGGAGGGCATCTACCACGCGGTGACCAGCGGCATCGTCGCCGGCCGCACCGCGGCCACCGCCATCAGGCAGGGGCTGGGCCACCTGGCGGGCGGGCGCTACCGGACGGCGCTGCGTGCCCGGCTCGGCTCGCACCAGCGGCACACCGCGGCGGTGGCCCGGCTGTCCTCCAGCGGGTTGCTGGTGCGCGCGGGCATCCGGGCCGCGGCCGCCGACCAGGTGGTGTTCGACGACCTGGTGGAGGTGGGACTGGCGTTCGGCCGGGTCAGCCCACGCACCGTGGCCCGGGTGCTCGCCGGGCCACGGCGCAGCCGCTAG
- a CDS encoding amidohydrolase, producing MSHPATADPSLAELYKDLHRHPELGYQEHRTAGIIADRLAALGFTVTTGVGKTGVVAVLQRGSGPVALLRADMDALPVKEETGLDYASTATAVDEAGNTVPVAHACGHDLHITCLLGAAETLAADGAGWAGTLVLVFQPAEELGSGAQAMVDDGLFERFPRPDVVLGQHVAPLPAGKIAAHPGPAYAGSDSLSVRMIGKGAHGSMPQSSIDPVVMAAATVLRLQTIVSREVPSTDVAVLTVGALRAGDAANVIPGEAELRLNLRSYTEAVRQQMLTSVERIARAEAAAAGAPEQPVITETERFPIVVNDPTALSRTLEAFAQWLGAGNIMDPGAGAGSEDVGNLATAANAPLSYWLLGGTDPALFTTGDLTDPAMASIPSNHSPRYAPAIEPTLSIGVSALVTAVRTWLPAS from the coding sequence ATGTCGCACCCAGCCACCGCTGATCCGTCTCTTGCCGAGCTCTACAAGGACCTGCACCGCCACCCCGAGCTCGGCTACCAGGAGCACCGCACGGCCGGAATCATCGCGGATCGGCTTGCCGCGCTGGGCTTCACCGTCACCACCGGGGTGGGCAAGACCGGCGTGGTGGCGGTCCTGCAGCGCGGCAGCGGGCCGGTGGCCCTGCTGCGGGCGGACATGGACGCCCTGCCGGTGAAGGAGGAGACCGGACTGGACTATGCGAGCACCGCAACCGCCGTGGACGAGGCAGGCAACACCGTGCCGGTGGCGCACGCCTGCGGCCACGACCTGCACATCACCTGCCTGCTGGGCGCCGCGGAGACCCTCGCCGCCGACGGCGCGGGCTGGGCAGGCACGCTCGTGCTGGTCTTCCAGCCGGCGGAGGAGCTGGGGTCCGGTGCGCAGGCGATGGTGGACGACGGGCTGTTCGAGCGGTTCCCCCGGCCCGACGTCGTGCTGGGCCAGCACGTGGCCCCGCTGCCCGCCGGGAAGATCGCCGCGCACCCGGGCCCGGCCTACGCAGGTTCGGACTCGCTCAGCGTGCGAATGATCGGCAAGGGCGCCCACGGCTCCATGCCGCAGAGCTCCATCGATCCCGTCGTCATGGCGGCGGCCACGGTGCTGCGGCTGCAGACCATCGTCTCCCGAGAGGTTCCGAGCACCGACGTCGCAGTCCTCACCGTCGGCGCGCTGCGCGCCGGCGACGCGGCCAACGTCATTCCGGGGGAGGCCGAGCTGAGGCTGAACCTCCGCAGCTACACCGAAGCGGTTCGCCAGCAGATGCTCACGAGCGTGGAGCGCATCGCAAGGGCCGAGGCGGCCGCCGCGGGGGCTCCGGAGCAACCCGTGATCACCGAGACGGAGCGCTTCCCCATCGTGGTGAACGACCCGACCGCGCTGTCGAGGACGCTGGAGGCGTTCGCCCAGTGGCTGGGCGCGGGCAACATCATGGACCCGGGCGCCGGGGCCGGCAGCGAGGACGTCGGAAACCTCGCGACCGCGGCCAACGCCCCGCTGTCCTACTGGCTGCTGGGGGGAACCGATCCCGCCCTGTTCACCACCGGCGACCTGACCGATCCCGCCATGGCGAGCATCCCGTCCAACCACTCGCCCCGGTACGCCCCCGCCATCGAGCCGACCCTGAGCATCGGCGTGAGCGCGCTGGTGACGGCGGTCAGGACGTGGCTGCCGGCCTCGTGA
- a CDS encoding LppA family lipoprotein, with protein sequence MNADEARSVLQARPSSAEATASVVSLRDAVAQAVSQAAGGLEWQPVGEQSSAGCGAPFSGLDATTVFVGDLLAPRAIHEQWAAAQEAAQRLAADAGFTEVVVKVDRPDNHQVRFVSPDGAYLDLGTKVTTLVSGATGCHLP encoded by the coding sequence ATGAATGCCGACGAGGCCCGTTCGGTGCTGCAGGCGCGGCCCAGCTCCGCGGAGGCCACCGCCTCGGTGGTCTCGCTGCGCGACGCCGTCGCCCAGGCGGTGAGCCAGGCTGCCGGTGGGCTGGAGTGGCAGCCGGTCGGCGAGCAGAGCAGCGCCGGCTGTGGTGCCCCCTTCAGCGGCCTGGACGCGACCACGGTGTTCGTCGGCGACCTGCTCGCCCCCCGGGCCATTCACGAGCAGTGGGCGGCCGCCCAGGAGGCGGCCCAGCGGCTCGCCGCCGACGCCGGGTTCACCGAGGTGGTGGTCAAGGTGGACCGGCCCGACAACCACCAGGTTCGGTTCGTCTCGCCGGACGGGGCCTACCTCGACCTGGGCACCAAGGTCACCACGCTGGTGAGCGGCGCGACGGGCTGCCACCTGCCCTGA
- a CDS encoding ferredoxin, with translation MARSLNVEVDATCIGSAYCRGSAPEVFLEGPERQTVVATNPVQDSPEVQEAMESCPVEAISATDAQTGDEVFP, from the coding sequence ATGGCTCGTTCGTTGAACGTCGAGGTTGACGCCACCTGCATCGGCTCGGCGTACTGCCGCGGCAGCGCCCCGGAGGTGTTCCTGGAGGGACCGGAGCGGCAGACGGTGGTAGCCACCAACCCCGTCCAGGACTCCCCGGAGGTGCAGGAGGCGATGGAGAGCTGCCCGGTGGAGGCCATCTCCGCCACCGACGCGCAGACCGGCGACGAGGTGTTCCCGTGA
- a CDS encoding cytochrome P450: protein MNPDTFAAGQPLGEFATIREEAPVSWYPAPGTSGDGFWLVTTRADIEEVSRQPDVFSSYERGTIISADTFGQPEEQLQTMRLLMLNIDPPEHSHLRNIVQRAFTPRTIRSLEPQLTEFAHQIVDRALAQGAGDFVEDIASEMPLLALCELMGIPNADRAKIFELSNRMVGFDDPEYQTSPADGQVASMEMYVYADELAAEHRANPKDDIISRLLRAEIDGDNLTSEQFDVFFLLLAVAGNETTRNAISHGMQAFFDNPEQWEIFKTERPLDTAAEEIIRWATPVMHFQRTAMRDYVLGGQQVSRGERVLLMYTAANRDGAAIAEPDTFDVRREANPHVAFGGGGPHFCLGANLARAEVRIMFDVLADRIPDITPTEPPRALRSMFINGIKRMPVRYPAT from the coding sequence ATGAATCCGGACACGTTCGCTGCCGGCCAGCCCCTGGGTGAGTTCGCCACCATCCGCGAAGAGGCCCCCGTGTCCTGGTACCCGGCACCGGGCACCTCCGGGGACGGCTTCTGGCTGGTGACCACCCGGGCGGACATCGAGGAGGTGTCCCGCCAGCCCGACGTCTTCTCCTCCTACGAGCGCGGCACCATCATCAGCGCCGACACCTTCGGCCAGCCCGAGGAGCAGCTGCAGACCATGCGGCTGCTCATGCTCAACATCGATCCCCCGGAGCACAGCCACCTGCGCAACATCGTGCAGCGGGCCTTCACTCCCCGCACCATCCGCAGCCTCGAGCCGCAGCTCACCGAGTTCGCCCACCAGATCGTCGACCGAGCCCTGGCCCAGGGTGCGGGCGACTTCGTGGAGGACATCGCCTCGGAGATGCCGCTGCTGGCCCTGTGCGAGCTGATGGGCATCCCCAACGCCGACCGCGCCAAGATCTTCGAGCTGTCCAACCGCATGGTGGGCTTCGACGACCCGGAGTACCAGACCTCCCCGGCGGATGGTCAGGTCGCGTCCATGGAGATGTACGTCTACGCCGACGAGCTCGCCGCCGAGCACCGGGCGAACCCCAAGGACGACATCATCTCCCGGCTGCTGCGGGCCGAGATCGACGGCGACAACCTCACCTCCGAGCAGTTCGACGTCTTTTTCCTGCTGCTGGCGGTCGCCGGCAACGAGACCACCCGCAACGCGATCTCGCACGGGATGCAGGCGTTCTTCGACAACCCCGAGCAGTGGGAGATCTTCAAGACCGAGCGGCCGCTGGACACCGCGGCGGAGGAGATCATCCGCTGGGCCACCCCGGTGATGCACTTCCAGCGGACCGCCATGCGCGACTACGTGCTGGGCGGCCAGCAGGTGAGCAGGGGCGAGCGAGTGCTGCTGATGTACACGGCAGCCAACCGGGACGGCGCCGCCATCGCCGAGCCGGACACCTTTGACGTGCGCCGCGAGGCCAACCCGCACGTGGCCTTCGGCGGTGGCGGCCCGCACTTCTGCCTGGGCGCCAACCTGGCGCGGGCGGAGGTCCGGATCATGTTCGACGTGCTGGCCGACCGCATCCCGGACATCACCCCCACCGAGCCCCCCCGGGCGCTGCGGTCGATGTTCATCAACGGGATCAAGCGGATGCCGGTGCGCTACCCCGCCACCTGA